In the Pseudomonas sp. ADAK2 genome, one interval contains:
- a CDS encoding nitrate reductase — MDRQITASTCCYCGVGCGVLIEHDGERILGVSGDPAHPANFGKLCSKGSTLHLTGDLAARALYPELRLGKGLARGRTDWDTALDHAANVFAETIAEHGPDSVAFYISGQLLTEDYYVFNKLARALVGTNNIDSNSRLCMSSAVVGYKRSLGADAPPCSYEDLELSDCVMIVGSNMAYAHPVLFRRLEEAKSRRPQMKVIVIDPRRTDTCDLADLHLAILPGTDVALFHGILHLLLWEDWVDRDFINAHTEGLAELKNLVRDYTPQMVSQLCGIGIEQLQQCAEWVGTSPSFLSLWCMGLNQSTAGSAKNSALINLHLATGQIGRPGAGPFSLTGQPNAMGGRETGSLSNLLPGHREAANAEHRAEVAAYWGVEQLPETTGLTAIELFEQVRSGQIKALWIACTNPAQSLPDQTAVRAALEACPFVVLQEAFRTTETAAFADLLLPAASWGEKDGTVTNSERRISHVRQAIRAPGEARSDWAITLDFAQRLEKRLRPAHPGLFAFDTAAKVFDEYKQLTQGRDLDLSGISHALLDRLGPQQWPFPTGASEGTARLYLDGVFPTASGRAQFVADPYRAAKEQRDARFPLTLITGRLRDQWHGMSRTGTAAQLFGHVSEAVLSLHPDELRRHRLQPGDLVSLKSRRGAVIVAVGSDDSVRPGQAFLPMHWGDRFLKGGVNAITQPAFDPLSKQPELKHSGVRLESVHLPWHLFALIEGDVQQHFETLRPLCEAFSYVSLSLAGRERPALLIRAASATPPDAQLLRDIDQCLGLNDGPVLAYDDPRRSIGKRVRIENGRITAIRLAGETLAQHWLQSLWLEGRADEQLRRWLLAPLSAPPGNVDAPANGNKTLCNCKNVSQSAVCAGISRGLDLQGLKQELGCGTQCGSCVPEIKRLLAATAQPVAVIS, encoded by the coding sequence CGCCGCCAATGTGTTTGCCGAAACGATCGCCGAACACGGCCCGGACAGCGTGGCGTTCTACATCTCCGGGCAGTTACTGACCGAGGACTACTACGTCTTCAACAAACTGGCGCGGGCGCTGGTCGGCACCAACAACATCGACAGTAATTCACGGCTGTGCATGTCTTCGGCCGTGGTCGGCTACAAACGCAGCCTCGGCGCCGATGCACCGCCGTGCAGCTACGAAGACCTGGAGTTGAGCGACTGCGTGATGATCGTCGGCAGTAACATGGCCTACGCCCACCCAGTCCTGTTCCGACGCCTGGAAGAGGCCAAATCCCGCCGTCCACAGATGAAAGTCATCGTCATCGACCCACGTCGTACCGACACCTGCGATTTGGCTGACCTGCACCTGGCGATTCTACCGGGTACCGATGTCGCGTTGTTCCATGGGATTTTGCACTTGCTGTTGTGGGAAGACTGGGTCGATCGCGACTTCATCAACGCCCACACCGAAGGCCTGGCGGAGCTGAAAAACCTGGTACGTGATTACACCCCGCAAATGGTTTCGCAGCTGTGCGGAATTGGCATCGAGCAGCTGCAGCAATGTGCCGAATGGGTCGGCACTTCACCGAGTTTTCTGTCGCTGTGGTGCATGGGGCTGAACCAGTCCACCGCCGGCAGCGCGAAGAACAGCGCACTGATCAATCTGCATTTGGCCACCGGGCAAATCGGCCGTCCCGGTGCAGGACCTTTCTCCCTGACCGGTCAGCCGAATGCCATGGGCGGGCGGGAAACCGGCAGCTTGTCGAACCTGCTGCCCGGCCATCGCGAAGCCGCCAATGCCGAACATCGTGCCGAAGTGGCGGCGTACTGGGGGGTTGAACAACTGCCCGAAACCACCGGGCTTACGGCTATCGAACTGTTCGAACAGGTGCGCAGCGGCCAGATCAAGGCGCTGTGGATCGCCTGCACCAACCCGGCGCAATCCTTGCCGGATCAGACTGCCGTGCGCGCCGCGCTGGAGGCCTGTCCGTTCGTGGTCTTGCAGGAAGCCTTCCGTACCACCGAAACCGCGGCGTTCGCTGATCTGCTGCTGCCTGCCGCGAGCTGGGGGGAGAAGGACGGCACGGTGACCAACTCCGAACGGCGAATTTCCCACGTTCGCCAGGCCATTCGCGCACCCGGTGAAGCGCGGTCGGATTGGGCGATTACGCTGGATTTCGCACAACGCCTGGAGAAACGCCTGCGCCCTGCGCATCCCGGCCTTTTTGCCTTTGATACGGCAGCCAAGGTTTTCGACGAATACAAGCAACTGACCCAGGGCCGGGACCTGGACCTTTCCGGCATCAGCCACGCCCTGCTGGATCGGCTCGGCCCGCAGCAATGGCCCTTCCCCACCGGTGCCAGCGAAGGCACGGCGCGGCTGTACCTGGATGGGGTGTTCCCGACCGCCAGCGGGCGTGCGCAGTTTGTCGCCGACCCGTACCGCGCCGCCAAGGAACAGCGCGATGCCCGTTTCCCGCTGACCTTGATCACCGGTCGCCTGCGTGATCAATGGCACGGCATGAGCCGCACCGGCACCGCCGCGCAATTGTTCGGCCATGTCAGTGAAGCCGTATTGAGCCTGCACCCGGATGAACTGCGCCGGCATCGGTTGCAACCCGGCGATCTGGTCAGCCTGAAAAGCCGTCGCGGCGCGGTGATTGTGGCCGTCGGCAGCGACGATAGCGTGCGTCCGGGTCAGGCCTTTCTGCCCATGCACTGGGGTGATCGTTTTCTCAAGGGTGGCGTCAATGCCATCACCCAACCGGCATTCGACCCGTTGTCGAAACAGCCGGAGCTGAAACACAGCGGCGTACGCCTGGAATCGGTGCACCTGCCCTGGCACCTTTTCGCCTTGATCGAGGGCGATGTTCAACAACATTTCGAGACGCTACGCCCCCTTTGCGAAGCGTTTTCCTACGTCAGCCTCAGCCTGGCAGGCCGTGAACGCCCGGCGCTGCTGATACGCGCTGCCAGCGCCACGCCGCCCGACGCGCAATTGCTACGTGATATCGATCAATGCCTGGGGCTTAACGATGGGCCTGTTCTGGCCTACGACGACCCGCGACGCTCTATCGGCAAACGGGTACGCATCGAGAACGGCCGGATCACCGCGATTCGCCTGGCGGGCGAAACCCTTGCCCAGCATTGGCTGCAAAGCCTGTGGCTCGAAGGTCGGGCCGATGAACAACTGCGGCGCTGGCTGCTGGCGCCCTTGAGTGCGCCACCGGGCAACGTCGACGCGCCGGCCAACGGCAACAAAACCCTGTGCAACTGCAAAAACGTCAGCCAAAGCGCAGTCTGCGCCGGCATCAGCCGTGGCCTGGACTTGCAGGGCCTGAAACAAGAACTGGGCTGTGGCACGCAATGTGGCTCCTGCGTCCCGGAAATCAAGCGTTTGCTGGCCGCCACCGCGCAGCCGGTCGCCGTTATCTCGTGA
- the cobA gene encoding uroporphyrinogen-III C-methyltransferase gives MSAKVWLVGAGPGDPELLTLKAVRALREADVVLIDDLVNEAVLEHCPRARIIAVGKRGGCRSTPQAFIHRLMLRYARHGKCVVRLKGGDPCIFGRGGEEAQWLRERGVEVELVNGITAGLAGATQCDIPLTLRGVARGVTLVTAHTQDDSSLNWQALAQGGTTLVVYMGVAKLSEIREQLLAGGMAADTPVAMIENASLPQQRECRSVLAAMEEDACSFELKSPAILVIGAVAASAASTLSERALPAMTADQTA, from the coding sequence ATGAGCGCAAAAGTCTGGCTGGTGGGTGCGGGTCCCGGCGACCCTGAATTACTGACGCTCAAAGCGGTTCGAGCCTTGAGGGAAGCGGATGTGGTGCTGATCGATGACCTGGTCAACGAAGCGGTACTGGAGCATTGCCCACGTGCGCGGATCATTGCCGTTGGCAAGCGCGGCGGCTGTCGTTCGACGCCTCAGGCCTTCATCCATCGGTTGATGCTGCGCTATGCCCGCCACGGCAAGTGTGTGGTGCGACTCAAGGGCGGCGATCCGTGCATTTTTGGTCGTGGCGGCGAAGAAGCGCAGTGGCTGCGCGAGCGCGGGGTTGAGGTCGAACTGGTCAATGGCATCACCGCCGGGCTGGCTGGGGCGACGCAATGCGATATTCCCTTGACCCTGCGTGGCGTGGCACGCGGCGTGACGCTGGTCACCGCCCATACGCAGGACGATAGCAGCCTGAACTGGCAAGCCCTGGCCCAGGGTGGCACGACGTTGGTGGTTTACATGGGCGTGGCGAAGCTGAGTGAGATCCGCGAGCAACTGCTGGCCGGGGGCATGGCGGCGGATACGCCGGTGGCGATGATCGAAAACGCCTCACTGCCGCAGCAGCGTGAATGTCGGAGTGTGCTGGCAGCCATGGAGGAAGATGCCTGCAGCTTTGAGCTCAAGAGCCCAGCGATTCTGGTGATCGGTGCGGTGGCGGCCAGTGCCGCGTCCACCCTGTCGGAGCGTGCCTTGCCCGCGATGACGGCCGATCAAACAGCCTGA
- a CDS encoding OmpA family protein — MKLKNTLGFAIGSLIAATSFGALAQGQGAVEIEGFAKKEQFDSARNFKNNGNLFGGSVGYFLTDDVELRLGYDEVHNVRSDDGKNIKGANTALDALYHFNNPGDMLRPYVSAGFSDQSIDQNGSNGRNRSTFANVGGGAKLYFTENFYARAGVEAQYNIDQGDTEWAPSVGIGVNFGGGSKPAAAPVPAPAEVCSDSDNDGVCDNVDKCPDTPANVTVDADGCPAVAEVVRVELDVKFDFDKSVVKPNSYGDIKNLADFMKQYPSTTTTVEGHTDSVGPDAYNQKLSERRANAVKQVLTNQYGVESTRVQSVGYGESRPVADNKTEAGRAVNRRVEAQVEAQAK; from the coding sequence ATGAAACTGAAAAACACCTTGGGCTTTGCCATTGGTTCTCTTATTGCTGCCACTTCGTTCGGCGCTCTGGCACAAGGCCAAGGCGCAGTTGAAATCGAAGGCTTCGCTAAGAAAGAACAATTCGACAGCGCTCGTAACTTCAAGAACAACGGCAACCTCTTCGGTGGTTCGGTTGGTTACTTCCTGACCGACGACGTTGAACTGCGTCTGGGCTACGACGAAGTGCACAACGTTCGTTCCGACGACGGCAAGAACATCAAGGGCGCCAACACCGCTCTGGACGCTCTGTACCACTTCAACAACCCAGGTGACATGCTGCGTCCTTACGTCTCTGCCGGTTTCTCGGACCAGAGCATCGACCAGAATGGCAGCAACGGTCGTAACCGTTCCACCTTCGCCAACGTTGGCGGCGGTGCCAAGCTGTACTTCACCGAGAACTTCTACGCCCGTGCTGGCGTTGAAGCTCAGTACAACATCGACCAGGGCGACACCGAGTGGGCTCCAAGCGTCGGTATCGGTGTGAACTTCGGTGGCGGCTCCAAGCCTGCTGCTGCTCCAGTTCCAGCACCAGCTGAAGTCTGCTCCGACAGCGACAACGATGGCGTTTGCGACAACGTTGACAAGTGCCCGGACACCCCAGCCAACGTAACTGTTGACGCTGATGGCTGCCCAGCAGTTGCTGAAGTTGTTCGTGTTGAGCTGGACGTGAAATTCGACTTCGACAAGTCGGTAGTCAAGCCTAACAGCTACGGCGACATCAAAAACCTCGCTGATTTCATGAAACAGTACCCATCCACCACCACTACTGTTGAAGGTCACACTGACTCCGTCGGTCCTGACGCTTACAACCAGAAACTGTCCGAGCGTCGTGCAAACGCCGTTAAGCAAGTTCTGACCAACCAGTACGGTGTTGAATCGACTCGCGTTCAGTCTGTTGGCTACGGCGAATCCCGCCCAGTTGCTGACAACAAAACTGAAGCTGGTCGCGCTGTAAACCGTCGCGTAGAAGCGCAGGTTGAAGCTCAAGCTAAGTAA
- the sigX gene encoding RNA polymerase sigma factor SigX, whose translation MNKAQSLSTRYDPRELSDEELVARSHTELFHVTRAYEELMRRYQRTLFNVCARYLGNDRDADDVCQEVMLKVLYGLKNFEGKSKFKTWLYSITYNECITQYRKERRKRRLMDALSLDPLEEASEEKAPRPEDKGGLDRWLVYVNPIDREILVLRFVAELEFQEIADIMHMGLSATKMRYKRALDKLREKFAGVAET comes from the coding sequence TTGAATAAAGCTCAATCGCTCTCCACGCGCTACGACCCCCGCGAGCTCTCTGATGAGGAGTTGGTCGCGCGCTCGCATACCGAGCTGTTTCACGTAACACGCGCCTATGAAGAACTGATGCGGCGTTACCAACGAACATTATTTAACGTCTGTGCACGGTATCTTGGGAACGATCGCGATGCAGATGATGTCTGTCAGGAAGTGATGTTGAAGGTGCTGTACGGCCTGAAGAACTTCGAGGGGAAATCGAAGTTCAAGACGTGGCTCTATAGCATCACGTACAACGAATGCATCACGCAGTATCGGAAAGAACGGCGAAAGCGTCGCTTGATGGACGCTTTGAGTCTGGACCCCCTCGAGGAAGCGTCTGAAGAAAAGGCGCCGAGACCCGAGGATAAGGGTGGACTTGATCGCTGGCTGGTGTATGTGAACCCGATCGACCGAGAAATTCTGGTGCTACGATTTGTCGCAGAGCTGGAGTTTCAGGAGATCGCAGACATCATGCACATGGGTTTGAGTGCGACAAAAATGCGTTACAAACGTGCTCTAGATAAATTGCGTGAGAAATTTGCAGGCGTTGCTGAAACTTAG
- a CDS encoding mechanosensitive ion channel family protein: protein MELDLWTQSLVTAMTALWTKVANFIPNLFGALVVLLLGFVVAKLLDTLLSKLLAKLGLDRLMGGTGLTKLLSRAGLQVPISTLIGKIVYWFVLLIFLVSAAESLGLERVSATLDMLALYLPKVFGAALVLLVGVLLAQLANGLVRGAAEGVGLDYASGLGRIAQGLVIIISLSVAISQLEVKTDLLNHVIVIVLITVGLAVALAMGLGSREIAGQILAGIYVRELYQVGQQVRVGEVEGQIEEIGTVKTTLLTDEGELVSLSNRILLEQHVSSR, encoded by the coding sequence ATGGAACTTGATCTCTGGACTCAGAGCCTCGTCACTGCAATGACTGCGTTGTGGACCAAGGTTGCGAATTTCATTCCGAACCTATTCGGGGCGCTGGTTGTCCTACTGCTGGGTTTTGTTGTGGCCAAGCTGCTGGACACGTTGTTGTCCAAATTGCTTGCCAAATTGGGCCTTGATCGCCTGATGGGCGGTACCGGTTTGACCAAGTTGCTGTCCCGTGCCGGCCTTCAGGTGCCCATTTCAACCCTGATCGGCAAGATTGTTTATTGGTTTGTTTTACTCATTTTCCTGGTTTCTGCCGCAGAATCCCTTGGACTTGAGCGAGTTTCAGCTACGCTTGATATGCTTGCGCTGTATTTGCCGAAAGTATTTGGCGCCGCGCTGGTGTTGCTGGTGGGTGTGTTGCTGGCGCAATTGGCCAATGGGCTGGTGCGCGGAGCGGCAGAGGGAGTAGGGCTGGATTACGCGTCGGGCCTGGGGCGTATTGCCCAGGGCCTGGTGATTATCATCAGCCTCTCGGTTGCGATCAGCCAGTTGGAGGTCAAGACTGACCTGCTCAACCATGTGATCGTGATCGTATTGATTACCGTTGGTCTGGCGGTTGCGCTGGCCATGGGCTTGGGAAGCCGGGAAATTGCCGGTCAGATTCTTGCGGGAATCTATGTGCGTGAGTTGTATCAGGTTGGGCAACAAGTGCGTGTTGGCGAGGTCGAAGGCCAGATCGAAGAGATCGGCACGGTTAAAACCACATTGCTGACCGACGAGGGTGAGCTAGTCTCTCTCTCCAATCGGATCCTCCTGGAGCAGCATGTGAGTAGCCGCTAA
- a CDS encoding zinc transporter ZntB has translation MFEEENAQWGLVHALVLDGKGGARSIARTELDELQLQAHESLWLHWDRSHPQTQTWLRKSSGLSEFSCDLLLEENTRPRLLQLSDSELLLFLRGVNLNPGAEPEDMVSVRIFASAQRVISLRLRPLRATDELLVQLAEGKGPKTASELILYMAQYLTNKVQDLVTCLSEVVDEEEEKLDADERYTPEHGSILQIRRRAAGLKRFLAPQREIFGQLTRIKLPWFVEDDGDYWNELNNSLTRYLEELELTRERVGLVLEAEDRRLSVRMNRTMYRFGIITGIFLPMSFLAGLLGINVGGIPFSASPYGFLIACLIMVSVAFGQWWLFRRLRWV, from the coding sequence ATGTTCGAGGAAGAAAACGCGCAGTGGGGGCTGGTGCATGCCCTGGTGCTGGATGGAAAAGGCGGTGCGCGTTCGATAGCCCGGACTGAACTCGACGAATTGCAGCTGCAGGCCCATGAGAGCCTGTGGCTGCATTGGGATCGCAGTCACCCGCAAACCCAGACCTGGCTGCGTAAATCCAGCGGCCTGAGTGAATTCAGCTGCGACCTGCTGCTGGAAGAAAACACCCGTCCGCGTCTTCTACAGCTTTCCGACAGCGAACTGCTGCTATTTTTGCGCGGGGTGAACCTGAACCCTGGTGCGGAGCCGGAAGACATGGTCTCGGTGCGGATCTTCGCCTCGGCCCAGCGGGTGATTTCCCTGCGTTTGCGTCCGTTGCGCGCCACCGATGAGTTGCTGGTGCAGCTTGCGGAAGGCAAAGGCCCGAAAACCGCCTCCGAACTCATCCTTTATATGGCTCAGTACCTCACCAACAAGGTGCAGGATCTGGTCACCTGCCTCTCGGAAGTGGTCGATGAGGAAGAAGAAAAACTGGATGCCGACGAACGGTATACACCCGAGCATGGGTCCATTTTGCAGATCCGTCGACGGGCGGCCGGGCTGAAACGATTCCTGGCCCCGCAGCGGGAAATCTTCGGGCAACTGACGCGGATAAAACTGCCGTGGTTTGTCGAAGATGACGGCGATTACTGGAACGAATTGAACAACAGCCTGACCCGCTATCTCGAGGAGCTGGAATTGACCCGGGAGCGGGTGGGGCTAGTCCTGGAGGCCGAAGACCGGCGTTTGAGCGTGCGCATGAATCGCACGATGTACCGCTTCGGGATCATCACCGGGATCTTTTTGCCGATGAGTTTTCTGGCCGGTCTTTTGGGTATTAATGTCGGCGGGATTCCGTTCTCCGCCAGCCCATATGGCTTCCTGATTGCGTGCCTGATAATGGTTTCGGTGGCGTTCGGGCAGTGGTGGTTATTCCGACGTTTGCGCTGGGTCTGA
- the rraA gene encoding ribonuclease E activity regulator RraA, whose amino-acid sequence MNHYVTPDLCDAYPELVQVLEPMFSNFGGRDSFGGEIVTIKCFEDNSRVKEQVELKGDGKVLVVDGGGSLRHALLGDMLAEKASKNGWAGLVIYGCIRDVDILAQTDLGVQALASHPKKSDRRGLGDINVPVTFAGVTFHPGHYIYADNNGVIISPSPLKMPE is encoded by the coding sequence ATGAACCATTACGTTACGCCCGACCTGTGCGACGCCTATCCGGAGCTGGTGCAGGTGCTGGAACCGATGTTCAGCAATTTCGGCGGCCGTGATTCCTTCGGCGGCGAAATCGTGACCATCAAGTGCTTCGAAGACAACTCGCGGGTCAAGGAGCAGGTCGAACTCAAGGGGGATGGCAAGGTGCTGGTGGTCGACGGTGGCGGTTCCCTGCGTCATGCGTTGCTGGGTGACATGCTGGCCGAGAAAGCCTCGAAAAACGGTTGGGCAGGGCTGGTGATCTACGGTTGCATCCGCGATGTCGATATCCTTGCGCAGACTGATCTGGGCGTACAGGCACTCGCTAGCCACCCAAAAAAATCCGACAGACGCGGGCTCGGCGACATTAACGTTCCGGTGACCTTTGCTGGCGTGACGTTCCATCCCGGCCACTACATCTATGCGGACAACAACGGCGTGATCATCTCGCCAAGCCCGCTGAAGATGCCTGAATAA
- a CDS encoding alpha/beta fold hydrolase, producing MQSSSNLFPVALISAERRGDLSEDVYRLKPGNSPDGTVELAVTRLGMADGPDTRGVPVILLHGSFSNRRFWFSPKGLGLGAYLTRQGFDVWIPEMRGHGLSQRNQDYRKNRVSDYARYDLPAIGAFVREQSGQVPHWIGHSLGGITLAAALGGQYIGEPVVASAAFFGTQVSRTYWPLKIPPVEWSGRFILKRFAQLSGSRLKRGPEDEPIGLALESMRWYGLFGRFGDTDKDWWAGLAEVELPVLAVSAAGDHQDPTWACRKLFDQLGSEHKQFINLGREQGFTDNFGHVEMLISKAAQAEVWPLVARWLADQQTPLLGEKPDLATAV from the coding sequence ATGCAAAGCAGCAGCAACCTATTTCCTGTCGCCCTGATCAGCGCCGAGCGGCGCGGCGATCTGAGCGAAGACGTGTATCGATTGAAACCCGGCAACAGCCCCGACGGCACCGTCGAGCTGGCGGTGACACGCCTGGGCATGGCGGATGGCCCGGACACGCGCGGCGTTCCGGTGATTTTGCTGCACGGCAGCTTTTCCAATCGCCGGTTCTGGTTTTCCCCGAAAGGCCTGGGGTTGGGCGCCTATCTGACGCGCCAGGGATTCGATGTATGGATTCCGGAGATGCGCGGTCACGGCTTGTCCCAGCGCAATCAGGACTACCGCAAAAACCGCGTTTCCGATTACGCCCGTTATGACCTGCCGGCCATCGGTGCATTCGTGCGCGAGCAAAGTGGCCAGGTCCCGCACTGGATCGGTCATTCTCTGGGCGGCATTACTTTGGCTGCCGCGTTGGGCGGACAGTACATCGGCGAACCGGTGGTGGCCTCGGCGGCGTTTTTCGGCACCCAGGTCAGCCGCACCTACTGGCCGTTGAAGATTCCGCCGGTGGAGTGGAGCGGGCGCTTCATTCTCAAGCGTTTTGCCCAGCTGTCCGGTTCACGGCTCAAGCGCGGCCCGGAGGACGAGCCGATTGGCCTGGCCCTGGAAAGCATGCGCTGGTATGGCCTGTTCGGGCGCTTTGGCGATACCGACAAGGACTGGTGGGCCGGTTTGGCCGAAGTTGAGTTACCGGTGTTGGCCGTGAGCGCGGCCGGCGACCATCAGGATCCGACCTGGGCCTGTCGCAAGCTGTTCGATCAGCTCGGCTCCGAGCACAAGCAATTCATCAATCTGGGACGCGAGCAGGGTTTTACCGACAATTTCGGCCACGTTGAAATGCTGATCAGCAAAGCCGCCCAGGCTGAAGTCTGGCCCTTGGTCGCGCGCTGGCTGGCGGATCAACAAACGCCGCTGTTGGGCGAAAAGCCGGATTTGGCCACGGCGGTCTGA
- the ppsA gene encoding phosphoenolpyruvate synthase: protein MVEYVVSLDKLGVHDVEHVGGKNASLGEMISNLAGAGVSVPGGFATTAQAYRDFLELSGLNDQIHAALDALDVDDVNALAKTGAQIRKWIMEAEFPEKLNAEIRTAFATLSAGNPDMAVAVRSSATAEDLPDASFAGQQETFLNIRGVENVIRAAKEVFASLFNDRAISYRVHQGFDHKLVALSAGVQRMVRSETGTAGVMFTLDTESGFRDVVFITGAYGLGETVVQGAVNPDEFYVHKQTLEAGRPAILRRNLGSKAIKMIYGEVATAGKSVKTIDVDKADRARFCLTDAEVSELAKQAMIIEKHYKCPMDIEWAKDGDDGKLYIVQARPETVKSRTQANVMERYLLKETGTVLVEGRAIGQRIGAGKVRIIKDVSEMDKVQPGDVLVSDMTDPDWEPVMKRASAIVTNRGGRTCHAAIIARELGIPAVVGCGNATQLLKDGQGVTVSCAEGDTGYIFEGELGFDIKKNSVDAMPDLPFKIMMNVGNPDRAFDFAQLPNAGVGLARLEFIINRMIGVHPKALLNYDGLPQDIKDSVDKRIAGYDDPVGFYVDKLVEGISTLAAAFTPKKVIVRLSDFKSNEYANLIGGKLYEPEEENPMLGFRGASRYISEAFRDCFELECRALKRVRNEMGLTNVEIMVPFVRTLGEASQVIDLLAENGLARGENGLRIIMMCELPSNAILAEEFLEFFDGFSIGSNDLTQLTLGLDRDSGIIAHLFDERNPAVKKLLANAIQACNKAGKYIGICGQGPSDHPDLAKWLMEQGIESVSLNPDSVLETWFFLAEGQAQA from the coding sequence TTGGTAGAGTACGTAGTTTCCCTCGATAAGCTCGGCGTCCATGATGTAGAGCACGTAGGGGGCAAGAACGCATCCCTGGGCGAGATGATCAGTAACCTTGCAGGTGCCGGTGTATCGGTGCCCGGTGGCTTCGCCACGACAGCTCAGGCTTATCGTGATTTTCTGGAACTGAGCGGCCTGAACGATCAGATCCATGCCGCGCTCGACGCCCTGGACGTCGACGATGTCAACGCCCTGGCCAAGACCGGCGCCCAGATCCGCAAATGGATCATGGAAGCCGAATTCCCCGAAAAACTTAACGCCGAGATCCGCACCGCGTTCGCCACGCTGTCGGCCGGCAACCCTGACATGGCCGTGGCCGTGCGTTCTTCCGCTACCGCCGAAGACCTGCCGGACGCTTCCTTCGCCGGTCAGCAGGAAACCTTCCTGAACATCCGTGGTGTCGAAAACGTCATTCGCGCCGCCAAAGAGGTGTTTGCCTCCCTCTTCAACGACCGCGCCATTTCCTACCGCGTGCACCAGGGCTTCGACCACAAGCTGGTGGCCCTGTCGGCCGGCGTGCAGCGCATGGTCCGCTCCGAAACCGGCACCGCCGGCGTGATGTTCACCCTCGATACCGAATCGGGCTTCCGTGACGTGGTGTTCATCACCGGCGCCTACGGCCTTGGCGAAACCGTTGTCCAGGGCGCGGTGAACCCGGACGAATTCTACGTCCACAAACAAACCCTTGAAGCCGGTCGTCCGGCAATCCTGCGCCGCAACCTCGGCAGCAAAGCGATCAAGATGATCTACGGCGAAGTGGCCACGGCCGGCAAGTCGGTCAAAACCATCGACGTCGACAAGGCTGATCGCGCCCGTTTCTGCCTGACCGACGCCGAAGTCAGCGAGCTGGCCAAGCAAGCGATGATCATCGAGAAGCACTACAAGTGCCCGATGGACATCGAGTGGGCTAAAGACGGCGACGACGGCAAGCTCTACATCGTTCAGGCCCGTCCTGAAACCGTGAAGAGCCGCACCCAGGCCAACGTCATGGAACGTTACCTGCTGAAAGAAACCGGCACCGTGCTGGTTGAAGGTCGCGCCATCGGCCAGCGCATCGGCGCCGGCAAGGTCCGCATCATCAAGGACGTGTCCGAGATGGACAAAGTCCAGCCAGGCGACGTTCTGGTGTCCGACATGACTGACCCGGACTGGGAACCGGTCATGAAGCGCGCCAGCGCCATCGTCACCAACCGTGGCGGTCGTACCTGCCACGCGGCGATCATCGCTCGCGAGCTGGGGATCCCGGCCGTGGTCGGTTGCGGCAACGCCACCCAGCTGTTGAAAGACGGCCAGGGCGTGACCGTTTCCTGCGCCGAAGGCGACACCGGCTACATTTTCGAAGGCGAACTGGGCTTCGACATCAAGAAAAACTCTGTGGACGCCATGCCTGATCTGCCGTTCAAGATCATGATGAACGTCGGCAATCCGGACCGCGCCTTCGACTTCGCGCAACTGCCGAACGCCGGTGTGGGCCTGGCCCGCCTGGAATTCATCATCAACCGCATGATCGGTGTTCACCCGAAAGCGCTGTTGAACTACGACGGCCTGCCGCAAGACATCAAGGACAGCGTCGACAAGCGCATTGCCGGCTACGACGATCCGGTCGGCTTCTACGTCGACAAACTGGTTGAAGGCATCAGCACCCTGGCTGCAGCGTTTACTCCGAAAAAGGTCATCGTGCGTCTGTCGGACTTCAAGTCCAACGAATACGCGAACCTGATCGGCGGCAAGCTCTACGAGCCGGAAGAAGAGAATCCGATGCTGGGCTTCCGTGGTGCGTCGCGTTACATCAGCGAAGCGTTCCGCGATTGCTTTGAGCTTGAATGCCGCGCCCTCAAGCGCGTGCGCAACGAGATGGGCCTGACCAACGTTGAAATCATGGTGCCGTTCGTCCGCACCCTGGGTGAAGCGAGCCAGGTGATCGACCTGCTGGCTGAAAACGGTCTGGCCCGTGGCGAGAACGGCCTGCGCATCATCATGATGTGCGAACTGCCGTCCAACGCGATCCTCGCTGAAGAGTTCCTGGAGTTCTTCGACGGCTTCTCCATCGGTTCCAACGATCTGACCCAGCTGACCCTGGGCCTGGACCGTGACTCCGGGATCATCGCCCACTTGTTCGACGAGCGTAATCCGGCGGTCAAGAAGTTGCTGGCCAATGCCATCCAGGCCTGTAACAAGGCTGGCAAGTACATCGGCATCTGCGGTCAGGGTCCTTCGGACCACCCGGACCTGGCCAAATGGCTGATGGAGCAGGGCATCGAAAGCGTTTCGCTGAACCCCGATTCCGTGCTGGAAACCTGGTTCTTCCTGGCTGAAGGCCAAGCGCAGGCTTGA